In Fibrobacter sp. UWEL, the genomic stretch GGCCGAATGCGCCAGCGGTGCCGTGGCCGCCTACCATGGAAATGGAGCCGGCGGAGAGACCCACCAGGGGACTTACGTTCAGCATGTTTGCCAGAGCTACGGCCAGGCCGTTCTGACTGAGAATCAAAACGCAAACACAGACCAGCAGGAGAATCAAGTTGATGCCACCGCTCTTAAGAATCTTCAGGTTGGCGTTAAAGCCCACGGAGGTGAAGAACACCATCATGCAGATGGATTTGAGGGTTTCGTCAAACTGAAATTCCAGGAGGTTTAACTTATAGAGAATGCAGGAAAGGAATGCAAACAGGATGCCGCCTACCACAGGGGAGGGAATGCAGAACTTTTCCAGGAACTTGACCTGCTTTTTCAGGTTGGCGCCAATGACTAACACCACGACGGCCAGGGCCAAGGTCTGATACATGTCCAGAGATAACTTATACATCAGAACTCCTTAGTCGCCCGTAGAGGGAATGGGACCGTGGCCCTTTAGCGGGGCGGCAACATCCACGTTAATGTTCTTGGTCTTGTAGAAGGCTGCAGCACCTGGGTGGAATGCTGCGGGAATACCTGCGGTTTGCTGGGTGCCTACTGCAAATACGTCTGCGGTAATCTTTGTGACGGTGGCGCTATCCAGAAGGAGGCTTGCCACAAGGACTGCCTTTGCGCCTAAGGTCTGGACGGTAGAATCCTGACCGGCGTAAGTGCCCGCGGGGATTTCGCTTAAGGTCAGTTCCGGATGGAGGCTGGTAATGCGGTTCATGTCGGCGGCGTCCAGAGAAAGAATGCGGACCTTTTTGTTTGTAGCAAGTTCGCTAATGGAAGGCGTGGGGATGCCTGCGGTGCAGAAGAAGGCGTCAATGCGACCTTCCTTCAGGGCGGTGGCGGCATCCTTGAAGTTGAGGTTTTCTGTCTGAATTTTCTCGAAGGAAATGCCGTAAGCTTCCAGGATGATTTCTGCGTTACGCAGCACACCGGATTCTTCTTCGCCTACGGAAACCTTGTGGCCTTGAAGGTCGGCAACCGTCTTGATGTCTGAATCTGCGGAAACTACAATCTGGACGGATTCGGCGTAAAGACCTGCCACCGCTGCGATGGCGGAACCCATGCGATTGCGCATCAGGTAATCCTTGAGAATATCGGCCTGGACAATCCCCAGGTCAATAAAGCCTTCTTCCATCAGGCGGATATTTGCGGATGAACCGGCGGTGTTCTTGGCCTGAATCTGCAGGTCCTGATGTTCAGAATTGAACTTGGCGGTAAAGGAGGTGGCGAACTGATCGTAGAGACCGCCCTTGTTACCGGAACCAAATCGGATATTCTGTTTTTCTGAGTCACAGGCCCCGAGAATCAGTGCCGTGGTTGCCAAAATGGCAGAGGCAAGAGCCTTGAATGTAAAAGTCGAATGTTTCATTGGAAAACTCCAGTGGAATATGGACGAGCCCAAAGATAGAAAATCTAAATTTGGCGCATGGAAGTAAATCCCATTGGAACTTTTTTTGGCGATGCTGTATACAAGTATGACGCTCCCCGACAGGGCCGCCTATTTGCGGGACATCCTGGCCGAATCGTCCTGAATTCCGGATGCAATTTTGAAATGGCCCTCCGTGACTTGGATGGCTTTGAACGTATCTGGGTCATCTTCCAGTTCCATGAAAATGAGGGATGGCGCCCTACCACGCGACCGCCCGTTCCTGCTCCTGGTAGAGACCGGGTGGGGACATTTGCCAGCCGTTCTCCTTACCGCCCTAATTCCATTGGCTTAAGCTGCGTTCGCCTTCTGAAAGTAGATGGGCTTACTTTGTATGTGGATGAGGCTGACCTGCTGAACGAAACTCCCGTTTTGGATGTGAAACCCTACATTCCTATGGCGGATGCGTTTCCCAATGCGAAAGCCGGCTGGGTGGACGAACAGGAAGGTGAAAAATGGAGCGTGGAAACTTCTGAAAAGTTTGCTGCTCAGAACCAGTGGATCGGGGAGAATAGCGAGTTCGACCTGATGAGCTTTGCCCTGGTGCAGCTAGGTCGCGGTGGCTTTAGCAATGGTGTTTTTGACGGTACCCGACGCCGCTTGACTTTGGATGAAAATACCAAGACAGGCGTGCTGGCCTATCGCACTTTTAGAATCGATTTTATTTATGATGAAAACACCAAATCCGTGACCCTGCAGGCCATACGGTCTGGTTATTCAAAAGACGATCTGGAGGAAGGTGCCCCGGATAAGTGGGGCGACAAACCGCTTCACCGTAATTTTCTGAAGAAATTCTAGCCTCTGTAGAAAGTGAATGCCTTGCCGTTCACTTTCTTGCTTTCGTAAGTGCAGCTGTCTGCCTGGCTGTACAAGTCATCGAAGGAAAGCCCTTCCTTGGTGAAGGTTGCGCCAATGCTTACGGAAATGCTGTAGTCCGGGATGCAACCGATGGAAACCTTTTCGAAGCGATCGAAGAGTCGGTTGAATACGTTGGTTGCGATTCGTTCGGAATCCACGTTGCTGATGAAGAAGACAAATTCATCACCGCCTAGACGAAGGATGATATCCACGTCACGGAAGGTTGCCTTGAGAGTGTCTGCTACGGCAATGATTACGCGGTCGCCGGCTTGATGGCCGTAAGTATCGTTGATGTGCTTGAACTTGTCCACGTCCAGAAGGCACAGCATGCCAGGCGTTTTCAGACCCATCAGTTTTTTAATCTTGGGAATGCCTGCTCGACGATTGTAGAGACCTGTCATACCATCGGTTTCTGCGATGGCGGTCAATTCCTTTTCGCGTTTCTTCTGCTCGTTAATACTTTCGATGAGGAACATGACCTGCTTGATGCTTTCGTCGCGCCTGCGGTCCACCACAATGTAGCGGGCGCGGCACCAGCCATAGTTCTTCCCCAGGAATTCGTAAGTGATGGTATCTTCGTCTTCAAGGCGAGTCTGCAAGGTGCTGGGGTCAACGAATGCCATGACGGCTTCCACATAGTCCGGATCTACTGCGGACTTGACCACATCGGCAATCTGCTTGGAGTATCCTTCGTGGTTGTTTTTCAGGGCCGCATCCACCAGCTCGTGAGAACGAATCTGGATGAAGGTATCATTTTCAAGATTGATCTGGTTCATGGAAAGGTAGATGTTGGAAATGGATTTCCAATATTTCATCTGTTCGCTTTCGTTCTGCATTTCCTGAATGCGGTGTGACAAGAGGTATCGTTCCGTTCTGGACTTGTTAAAGAATAACCCGATGCCCACACCTGCTGCGCCAAAGATAAGGACGTCTGCAACAGAAATTCCGATTTGTTCTTCCGGGACCATGGTGGTTCCAAGAACGGTAAATAGGATGGCGGTGGCTCCAAAGTCAATAAATAGACGGGCTGGGGCATCGATAAAAATGGTGGGAATCAAGCAGAGGAATACGACCAGAATCAGGGGGCGGTCTTCAGGAGAAATAAAGACTGCCTGGTAGAGGGCAAAAATATAAAGGGGTGCGACAAACAGAGAGATGAGTATTGCCTGAAGTTTCTTGCTCGGTCTCTTGATGAGATTGTTGATGACAATGACGCTGATGTTGAGGAGGAATACGATTAAGTATCCCTTGAAACATTGACGCATGACTGCAATGTCCGTAAATAGGCCGCCTAGGGTACCGGAGGCGGTGGCTGCAGCGGAAAGTGCGGCAAACAAGGTCAGCGAACGTCGATTGGCTGCCCAAAGCTTAGGACGAATCGGTTCAAGTTCTTCTGCCTTGAATATGCCGTTTGCGAAAAAGTTCAGCAATTTCTTAATCATTAATGGGGACTCCTTCTTTTTTAAAGATATATAAAAGAAGAAGAAGGTGGGAGTTATACCTAGTACATTTCCCCTAAAACAAGGAGCCTATAGATGGCTTCTTCGCTGCCAACCTTGTGTTTGTCGGGCTCGTTGCGTCCGAAGGTTTTGTGCCAGTCCCTATCCGTGGGGACGATTGCGTCGTCGGCGGGCCAGGGACGGATAAAGCCTTCGGGAAGCAGGCTGTAGAGCTTGCTGCTGTCAATGTCCAGATCGCCTACTCGCGGGGGCATGGGGCCCGCTTCAATTCGCGGACACCCGTGGAGTAATTCCTGCGGGTAGCCGCCGATGGCGTTGACCAGCTGGCCTGCGTTATAGAGGGTGACCCGACGGGGGCCACCGCAGTTGTAAATGCCTGCGGGAAATTCATGCTCCAGGATGTACTGGACCACACGGCACATGTCTCCGCCATAAATAGGCCTGCGGTATTCGTCCGTGTAAAGTGTGGCAGGGCGGCCCGGCCTAAAGCGATAGCTGATCCAGTCGATGGCGCCTGCGCAGCCGCCCGGTGCATAGTCCATAGGG encodes the following:
- the tsaA gene encoding tRNA (N6-threonylcarbamoyladenosine(37)-N6)-methyltransferase TrmO, producing the protein MEVNPIGTFFGDAVYKYDAPRQGRLFAGHPGRIVLNSGCNFEMALRDLDGFERIWVIFQFHENEGWRPTTRPPVPAPGRDRVGTFASRSPYRPNSIGLSCVRLLKVDGLTLYVDEADLLNETPVLDVKPYIPMADAFPNAKAGWVDEQEGEKWSVETSEKFAAQNQWIGENSEFDLMSFALVQLGRGGFSNGVFDGTRRRLTLDENTKTGVLAYRTFRIDFIYDENTKSVTLQAIRSGYSKDDLEEGAPDKWGDKPLHRNFLKKF
- a CDS encoding TAXI family TRAP transporter solute-binding subunit, with protein sequence MKHSTFTFKALASAILATTALILGACDSEKQNIRFGSGNKGGLYDQFATSFTAKFNSEHQDLQIQAKNTAGSSANIRLMEEGFIDLGIVQADILKDYLMRNRMGSAIAAVAGLYAESVQIVVSADSDIKTVADLQGHKVSVGEEESGVLRNAEIILEAYGISFEKIQTENLNFKDAATALKEGRIDAFFCTAGIPTPSISELATNKKVRILSLDAADMNRITSLHPELTLSEIPAGTYAGQDSTVQTLGAKAVLVASLLLDSATVTKITADVFAVGTQQTAGIPAAFHPGAAAFYKTKNINVDVAAPLKGHGPIPSTGD
- a CDS encoding GGDEF domain-containing protein, which codes for MIKKLLNFFANGIFKAEELEPIRPKLWAANRRSLTLFAALSAAATASGTLGGLFTDIAVMRQCFKGYLIVFLLNISVIVINNLIKRPSKKLQAILISLFVAPLYIFALYQAVFISPEDRPLILVVFLCLIPTIFIDAPARLFIDFGATAILFTVLGTTMVPEEQIGISVADVLIFGAAGVGIGLFFNKSRTERYLLSHRIQEMQNESEQMKYWKSISNIYLSMNQINLENDTFIQIRSHELVDAALKNNHEGYSKQIADVVKSAVDPDYVEAVMAFVDPSTLQTRLEDEDTITYEFLGKNYGWCRARYIVVDRRRDESIKQVMFLIESINEQKKREKELTAIAETDGMTGLYNRRAGIPKIKKLMGLKTPGMLCLLDVDKFKHINDTYGHQAGDRVIIAVADTLKATFRDVDIILRLGGDEFVFFISNVDSERIATNVFNRLFDRFEKVSIGCIPDYSISVSIGATFTKEGLSFDDLYSQADSCTYESKKVNGKAFTFYRG